Proteins encoded together in one Coffea arabica cultivar ET-39 chromosome 2c, Coffea Arabica ET-39 HiFi, whole genome shotgun sequence window:
- the LOC140035590 gene encoding uncharacterized protein, protein MGHRRFLDSKHKFRKQAQFFDGTEEHGKRPPLQTGDMIVSELGDLQIKFGKLVKGNPKLPFNWKKRSIFFDLPYWKDNVLRHNLDFMHIEKNVCENIWGTLLDTEDKTKDHYNSRRDLREMGLRKELHPIETEPGKVYLPPSSFAMDKKQKTVFCNVLKKVKVPDGYAANVSRCVRVKPPRISGLKSHDNHILMQQLMPIALRKTLPKSVRYPLIRLSRYFRQLCSKVICPQDVVRLESEIAVILCDLEKCFPPTFFDVMVYLVVHLATEVKLGGPVYYRWMYIVERPEGSIAQGYLAEECINFCSLYLADYVETKFNRPSRNEEVHKEIEDVYLFNCDAVTPYIEQHHRLIEEGHPQVPQHLKERLHSENFACWFAEHIDKLELPQNVSVLRELRFLAKGPDVVGIQHGRYVVNGFRFHTKEVEKKRKTQNSGVTANATTSSFASIRDQNPVLSELVYFDILKNMIELIYGGRRVVLFECDWISNGSRMKQDADGFTLVNFANVRPHVEPFILASQASQVFYVEDPTDKDWQVVISTTARVGYNMGTTMDVETYLQSDVGNPVVENENEEISWVRENGLGIEVDLSQYNLI, encoded by the exons ATGGGTCATCGGAGATTCTTAGATAGTAAGCATAAATTTAGAAAGCAAGCCCAATTCTTTGATGGCACTGAAGAACATGGAAAGCGACCACCTTTGCAAACCGGGGATATGATTGTGAGTGAATTGGGAGACTTgcaaattaaatttggaaaacttGTGAAAGGTAATCCGAAGCTGCCTTTCAATTGGAAAAAGAGGAGTATTTTCTTTGACTTGCCATATTGGAAAGATAATGTCTTAAGACACAATCTTGACTTCATGCACATTGAGAAAAATGTTTGTGAAAACATTTGGGGGACATTGCTGGACACCGAGGATAAAACAAAGGACCATTATAATTCCCGCCGTGATTTGAGAGAAATGGGACTAAGAAAAGAGCTGCATCCCATTGAGACAGAACCTGGAAAGGTGTACTTACCTCCATCTTCCTTTGCAATGGAtaaaaaacagaaaactgtATTTTGCAATGTGCTAAAAAAGGTGAAAGTTCCAGATGGTTATGCAGCTAACGTCTCAAGATGCGTTCGAGTAAAACCACCAAGAATTTCAGGGCTTAAAAGTCATGATAATCATATCCTAATGCAGCAATTGATGCCTATAGCTTTGAGAAAAACTTTACCAAAATCAGTGCGCTATCCTTTGATTCGATTGAGTAGATACTTCAGGCAGCTTTGTTCTAAAGTTATTTGTCCTCAAGATGTGGTTCGTTTGGAAAGTGAAATTGCCGTCATACTCTGCGATCTTGAGAAATGCTTCCCACCAACCTTCTTCGATGTCATGGTGTATTTAGTTGTTCATTTGGCAACTGAAGTGAAATTAGGTGGGCCGGTGTATTATCGTTGGATGTATATTGTAGAGAG GCCTGAAGGTTCGATTGCTCAAGGCTACTTGGCAGAAGAATGCATTAACTTTTGCTCATTGTATCTTGCGGACTATGTTGAGACAAAATTCAATCGTCcaagcagaaatgaagaagtacataaggaaattgaagatg TATATTTATTTAACTGTGATGCTGTCACACCTTACATAGA GCAGCATCATAGATTGATAGAAGAAGGACATCCTCAAGTTCCACAGCATCTAAAAGAGCGCTTGCACAGTGAAAATTTTGCATGTTGGTTTGCTGAACAT attGACAAGTTAGAACTTCCTCAAAATGTTTCGGTGTTGAGAGAGTTGAGGTTCCTTGCTAAAGGTCCAGATGTTGTTGGAATCCAACATGGCAGGTATGTTGTTAATGGATTTCGGTTTCACACCAAAGAagttgagaagaaaagaaaaacgcaaAATAGTGGTGTTACAGCCAATGCAACAACATCCAGTTTTGCAAGTATAAGGGATCAAAATCCAGTTTTGAGTGAACTAGTTTACTTCGACATCTTGAAAAATATGATTGAATTAATTTATGGAGGTCGCCGGGTGGTGTTATTCGAATGTGATTGGATATCAAATGGTTCGAGAATGAAACAAGATGCTGATGGGTttactttagtcaattttgcAAACGTGAGGCCTCATGTTGAGCCATTTATACTCGCTTCACAAGCATCACAGGTTTTTTATGTCGAAGATCCAACTGATAAGGATTGGCAAGTGGTTATCTCTACCACTGCAAGAGTTGGATATAACATGGGCACAACCATGGATGTTGAGACATATTTGCAAAGTGATGTTGGCAATCCTGTTGTTGAGAATGAAAATGAGGAAATTAGTTGGGTTCGTGAGAATGGACTTGGGATTGAAGTTGATTTGTCCCAATATAATCTGATTTAG